One Bacteroidales bacterium genomic region harbors:
- a CDS encoding family 43 glycosylhydrolase: MKNKYLNVLNTVLLLTISYIDIAAAQDNTELPEFRNKSFIFQELAGKNADGSRGIGEQKGVTRRDPSDILKVDDTYYVWYSKVVHKDVDEKEQHLKTSGYTATLCYATSKDEGHTWKEQGEALGVGRKGSFDGQAVFTPNILEYQDKYYLYYTGVKHTPGLDHFENNSTNDFTNIGVAVADSPDGPFRRVSSEPILPYNPDGTSFDSYRVDDASLLIRNDKIWLYYKGRNLADGRSGPAQTKMGVAFADKPEGPYKKYEGNPILDKSHEVFIWAHREGVAAYASISKTLEYAADGLDFKSQKAGIKTVPKPNAPGAYRKELTEHMEYGPGVEWGISMRHGPNPYLVRWECDLSIPNAD, from the coding sequence ATGAAAAACAAATATTTGAATGTATTAAACACGGTTTTATTATTAACCATCTCTTATATTGATATAGCAGCTGCTCAGGATAATACTGAACTGCCGGAATTCAGGAATAAATCATTCATTTTTCAGGAGCTGGCCGGGAAGAACGCTGACGGTAGCCGCGGCATCGGTGAGCAGAAAGGGGTAACACGCCGTGACCCCAGTGATATACTAAAAGTTGATGACACCTATTATGTATGGTACAGCAAGGTAGTCCATAAGGATGTTGATGAAAAAGAGCAACATTTAAAAACTTCCGGCTATACAGCTACCCTCTGTTATGCCACATCAAAGGATGAAGGACACACCTGGAAGGAACAGGGAGAGGCACTTGGGGTAGGCAGAAAAGGCTCTTTTGATGGACAAGCGGTATTTACGCCCAATATCCTGGAATACCAGGATAAGTATTATCTATACTATACCGGAGTGAAGCATACTCCGGGCCTTGATCATTTTGAGAACAACAGCACCAATGATTTTACCAACATAGGGGTGGCTGTGGCAGATTCCCCGGACGGACCTTTCAGGCGCGTAAGTTCTGAGCCAATACTACCTTATAATCCTGATGGAACGAGCTTTGACAGCTACCGGGTGGATGATGCTTCCTTGTTGATACGCAATGATAAAATTTGGTTGTATTACAAGGGACGGAACCTGGCTGATGGTCGTTCCGGCCCGGCTCAGACAAAGATGGGCGTTGCCTTTGCAGATAAGCCTGAAGGTCCTTACAAAAAGTACGAAGGCAATCCGATACTCGACAAGAGTCACGAGGTGTTCATCTGGGCCCATCGTGAGGGTGTTGCAGCCTATGCATCCATAAGCAAAACACTTGAGTATGCTGCGGATGGATTGGATTTTAAAAGCCAAAAGGCAGGGATTAAAACGGTCCCTAAGCCCAATGCTCCCGGTGCATACCGCAAGGAATTAACAGAGCATATGGAATACGGTCCCGGTGTGGAGTGGGGAATATCCATGCGACATGGCCCGAATCCTTACCTGGTTCGCTGGGAATGTGATTTATCCATACCCAATGCAGATTAA
- a CDS encoding alpha-L-fucosidase: MIKLRIVIFILFLAAINTNCYAQDKGLTWKELGEQYEFPKWYTEARFGIWAHWGAQTEPRLGGGWYARHMYMRDVGDQTWGENAYPYHCGKYGHPSEKGFKDVIHEWKAENLDTDALMKYFKKIGAKYFVVLANHHDHFDNFNSAHHPWNSVNVGPKRDIVGEFEASAEKYDMPFGVSSHDDRFLNWWLPAFGADSTGLKKGVPYDGHMTKADGKGKWWEGLDPADLYGLPPEKRTPEWVEGVKHNWMLRHKELVTKYDVDMLWFDGHGFPYKKYGKEVCRTFFNHKLNKEGDINAVIAGKISNEPSIVKDIERGGSNEILHIPWQGTLTFNSWFYKEDRPVRHNARTVIEMLTDIISKNGNLLLNVELLPDGTIPPDHKTILDDIGEWINLNSKAIYACEPWKVYGDNLNSYLKRLEKEAVSEADLEALKEQANSEHFNERTIESPQYGPEEVRFTTKGDVLYIFVLNPEKGEIELPSLGLNSEYNPGKIRSVNMLGNDSKIRFKQSKDTFILTVPGERPNEYTTVFEVKGAL, encoded by the coding sequence ATGATTAAATTAAGAATAGTAATTTTCATCCTGTTTTTAGCGGCAATCAATACCAATTGCTATGCTCAGGATAAAGGGCTTACTTGGAAAGAACTTGGTGAGCAGTATGAGTTCCCCAAGTGGTACACAGAAGCCCGTTTTGGTATATGGGCCCATTGGGGTGCCCAGACAGAACCCAGACTGGGTGGCGGCTGGTACGCCAGGCATATGTATATGCGGGATGTCGGAGATCAAACATGGGGAGAAAATGCTTACCCCTATCATTGTGGAAAATATGGGCATCCATCTGAGAAGGGATTTAAAGATGTGATCCATGAATGGAAGGCTGAAAATCTGGATACCGATGCCTTAATGAAGTATTTTAAGAAGATCGGCGCCAAATATTTCGTGGTGCTGGCCAATCATCACGACCATTTCGACAACTTTAATTCCGCGCACCATCCTTGGAATTCGGTGAATGTGGGACCCAAACGCGACATCGTTGGAGAATTTGAGGCGTCTGCGGAAAAATATGATATGCCTTTCGGCGTAAGTTCTCATGACGATCGTTTTTTGAATTGGTGGCTTCCAGCTTTTGGAGCGGATTCTACAGGACTCAAAAAAGGTGTTCCCTATGACGGACACATGACCAAAGCTGATGGCAAAGGAAAATGGTGGGAAGGTCTGGACCCGGCAGACCTATATGGACTGCCACCCGAAAAAAGAACACCGGAATGGGTTGAAGGAGTAAAGCATAATTGGATGCTGCGACACAAGGAATTGGTTACCAAATATGATGTAGACATGCTTTGGTTTGATGGTCACGGATTTCCGTATAAAAAATATGGAAAGGAAGTATGCCGTACTTTTTTTAACCATAAACTGAACAAGGAAGGGGACATAAATGCGGTTATTGCCGGTAAGATCAGCAATGAGCCGTCCATTGTAAAAGATATAGAGCGGGGCGGTTCCAACGAGATCCTCCACATCCCGTGGCAGGGAACCCTTACCTTCAACAGCTGGTTTTATAAAGAAGACAGGCCTGTCCGGCACAATGCCCGAACAGTCATTGAAATGCTGACCGATATCATCAGCAAAAACGGCAACCTGTTGCTGAATGTGGAACTTTTGCCCGACGGAACCATTCCTCCCGATCACAAAACCATCCTTGATGACATTGGGGAATGGATAAACCTGAACAGCAAGGCGATTTATGCGTGTGAACCCTGGAAAGTTTATGGTGACAACCTCAATTCGTACCTAAAACGACTTGAAAAAGAAGCAGTAAGCGAAGCGGATCTGGAGGCATTGAAAGAACAGGCAAATAGTGAGCACTTCAATGAAAGGACAATTGAAAGTCCTCAATATGGCCCGGAAGAGGTAAGGTTTACCACCAAAGGAGATGTTTTGTACATTTTTGTGCTGAATCCGGAGAAAGGAGAAATAGAGCTGCCATCCCTGGGTTTGAACTCGGAATATAATCCCGGAAAAATTCGTTCAGTGAATATGCTGGGAAATGATTCAAAAATCAGATTCAAACAAAGTAAGGATACATTTATTTTAACTGTTCCAGGGGAAAGGCCCAACGAATATACAACCGTATTTGAGGTAAAAGGAGCTTTATAA